Genomic window (Kribbella jejuensis):
GTACGCCGAGATCACCGCAGATCTGCTCCGCCAACTCGGTGTGGGCACTTCCGCTGAACACGACGATCTCTCGCACGGCTCTCCCCGAACGCTGCGACCCGACCAGCTGACACTACCGACTTGAACCCTAACCGATCAGTCGCGCCAGGGTTTCCGCGGCCGTACGGCAATCGGCCGCCGACGCGTCGAGATGGGTGACGATCCGCAGCTGCGTCGCCCCGACACCACCGACGAGTACGCCGGCTGCCCGCGCACCGGCGACCACATCTGGAACGGTGTGACCGGTGCCGGCCAGATCGACGACGACGATGTTGGTCTCGACCTGATCGGGCTTCACCGAACCGGGCGCCGCGTCCGCCAGAACGGAGGCGATCGCGCGGGCGTTCGCGTGGTCCTCGGCGAGGCGCTCGATGTTGTGCTCGACGGCGTACAGACCAGCAGCGGCCAGTACGCCGGCCTGCCGCCACCCGGCGCCGAGGCGCTTGCGCCAGACGCGGGCCTCGCGGATCAGCTCGGCCGAACCGACGAGGACCGAACCGACCGGTGCGCCGAGACCCTTCGACAGGCAGACGCTCGCGGCAGCGGCGCGCCCGGCGTACGACTCGAGAGTCCGGCCCGTCGCGACGGCCGCGTTCCAGAGCCGCGCGCCGTCCAGGTGCAACGGGAGCCCGACAGCGTCCAGCTCGTCCGCCAACGCGTCGTACGAGTGCTGAATCGCACCCCCGCCGAAGTTGTGCGTGTTCTCGACCGAGACAGCAGACGTCACGACGAAGTACGGACCCAGGTCGGGCGCGATCAGCGCGCGGATCTGCTCCAGGTCGATCTGTCCCGCCGGCGCGCTCCAGGTGCGCGTCGTGACACCGCTCACGGCCGCGTGCGACCCGAGCTCGGCGCGGACGATGTGCGCGCTCGCCTCGCACAGCACCTCGCCGCCGGGCGGCACCAGCGCCCGTACGCCGAGCATGTTCGCGAGCGACCCGGTGACGGTGAACAGCCCCGCCTCGTGCCCGAGCAGACCGGCGACGTGCTCCTCGAGCGCGTTCACGGTCGGGTCCTCGCCGTACACGTCGTCGCCGACCGGAGCCGAAGTCATCGCCGCCAGCATCTCGGCCGACGGACGGGTGACGGTGTCCGACCGGAGGTCGATCACGCCTGCGCTCCCCGCAGCCGCTCGGCGACCAGGAACGCCAGCTCCAGCGACTGGTGCCGGTTCAGCCGCGGGTCGCAGGCCGTCTCGTACCGGTTCACGAGGTCCTCGGCGACGAGCTCCTCACCGCCGCCCAGGCACTCCGTCACGTCGTCACCGGTCAGCTCCATGTGGACACCGCCCGGCCAGGTGCCGACCTGCTCGTGGGCGTCGAAGAAGCCCTGCACCTCGTCCATCACGTCGTCGAAGTTGCGGGTCTTGTAGCCGTTCGGCGTCTCGAAGGTGTTCCCGTGCATCGGATCGCAGACCCACGCGATCGGCGAGCCATGGTCGCGGACCGCCTCCAGCAGCGGCGGCAGCGCCGAGCGGATCTTGCCCGCGCCCATCCGGGTGATGAACGTGAGCCGGCCCTCGATGCCCTTCGGGTTCAGCTTGGCGATCAGCTCCCGGATGTACTCCGGGGTCGTGGTCGGGCCGATCTTCACGCCGAGCGGGTTCGACAGCGAGGCGAGGAACTCCACATGCGCGCCGTCCAGCTGCCGGGTCCGCTCACCCACCCACAGCAGATGGCCGGACACGTCGTACGGCTGCTCGGTGCGCGAGTCGATCCGGGTCAGGGCGTGTTCGTACTCGAGGATCAGGGCCTCGTGCGACGCGTAGAAGTCGACCGTCTTGAACTCGTCCGAGGTGGCGCCGCACGCCCGCATGAACGCGAGCGCCCGCTCGATCTCGGACGCCAGCTGCTCGTAGCGGCGGCCGACGGGCGAGGACTTCACGAAGTCGGTGTTCCAGGCGTGCACCTGGTGCAGGTCGGCGTACCCACCGGTGGTGAACGCGCGGGTCAGGTTCAGCGTCGCGGCGGCCGCGTTGTAGACGCCCCGCAAACGCTGCGGGTCCGGGATCCGGGACTCAGGCGTGAAGTCGAAGCCGTTGACGGCGTCCCCGCGGTACGACGGGAGCGTCACGCCGTCGCGGGTCTCCTCACCGGACGACCGGGGCTTCGCGTACTGACCCGCGATCCGGCCGATCTTCACGACCGGGACGCTGGCGGCGTACTGGAGGACGACGGACATCTGCAGCAGCACCCGGAGCTTGGCCCGAATGTTCTCCGCGGTCACACCCGCGAACGTCTCGGCGCAGTCGCCGCCCTGCAGGATGAAGGCCTCACCGCGCGCGACCGCACCGATCTTGGTGGTCAGGTCGTCGCACTCGCCGGCGAACACCAGCGGCGGCAGCGTCCGGAGCTCCGCGATCACCTGCTCGAGCGCGGCCGGGTCCGGCCATTCCGGCTGCTGCAGCGGCTTCAGCGCCCGCAGCTCGTCCAGCGTGGGAACCCCCGGCACCTGCCCAGTCGTCAACGTCGCGAATTGCATGCTGCCAACTGTAGATGAGCCCCTCGAACCGAGCGTGACCGTCTCAGCTGGCCTTGGTGTCGCCGAGCCGGACGTGCTCGTCGATGGATTCACCGGCCTTGAGGAGTTCCTTGGCCTTCTCGGCGTACATGTCGACGTACTCCTGGCCGGACAGGCCCATCAGCGCGTACATGATCTCGTCGGTCACCGAGCGCAGCACGAAGCGGTCGCGCTCCATGCCTTCGTAGCGGGAGAAGTCCATCGGCTCGCCGAACGCGACGCCGGGGCGGACCAGGCGCGGCAGCAGCCGGCCCTTCTCGCGGTAGAACAGGGTCGGCTTCATCCGGCCCGCGGGCTGCAGCTTGTGGGTGTCGATCATCGCGACCGGGATCACCGGTACGCCGGCCACGATCGCCATCCGGGCCACGCCGGTCTTGCCCTTGTACAGCCGGCCGTCAGGCGAGCGGGTGCCCTCGGGGTAGATCCCGAACAGGCCGCCCTTCCGGAGGATCTCCAGGCCCGTGTTCAGCGCGGCCAGCGAGGCGCGGCCGCCGGAGCGGTCGATCGGGATCTGGCCGACCGAGCGGAAGAAGGTGGCGACCAGCTTGCCCTTCAGGCCGGGGCCGGTGAAGTACTCCGACTTGGCCGGGAAGACGATCTGCCGCGGGATCGACACCGGCAGGAAGATCGAGTCGCAGAACGCGAGGTGGTTGCTGACCAGCAGTGCCGGGCCGTCGGTCGGTACGTGCTCGACTCCGGTCACCTTCGGCCGGAACAGCAGTTTGACCAGTGGTGCGACCAGGAACCGTCTCAGGAACAGATACAGCATCCGCCTCGACCTCCGTCAACTCGCCCGACACACATCTACCCAGACACGACAACCGCGGCGCGTCAACCGTTCCGGTGCGGACACTACGTTCCAGCTTCCCCCTCAGGCAATGTCACCGGCAGGAATGCGGGTGTTGCTCACCGTGTTGTCACCTGGATGCAGACTGGCTGCCGCCAAGATGCGACCATTGTCACGCGCACCCGAGGCGCGTTGTGAGGACCGTGAACGGCGAGGAGTCGAGCGTGCCAGTGCTAGCCCACGCGGAGGAGTTTCGCAGTCCCGGGACCGGGCAGAACGCCGCCGTCGGCGTGCTGCTGAGTCACGGATTCACCGGCTCGCCGCGCTCGATGCGGCCGTTCGGCGAGCACCTCGCCGAGCTCGGGTACGGCGTGGCCGTGCCGCGGCTGCCCGGTCACGGCACCACATGGCAGGAGATGAACAAGACCTCCTGGCAGGACTGGTACGCCGTCCTCGACAACGAGCTGGCGCGCCTCCGCAAGGAGCACGACCAGGTGTTCGCGATCGGCCTGTCGATGGGTGGCTGTCTCACACTGCGGCTGGCCGAGGAACACGGTACGGACATTTCCGGCCTGGTCCTGATCAACCCGTCGGTGCGGACCGACGACAAACGGCTCGCCTTGCTCCCGGTGCTGGCCCGCCTCGTCCCGTCGTTCCCCGGGATCTCGAACGACATCAAGCTGGCCGGCGTCGACGAGGGCGCGTACGACCGGATGCCGTTGCGCGCGCTGCTCTCACTGTCGCAACTGTGGAAGCTCACCCGGGCCGACCTGGCGAAAGTCACCCAGCCGGTGCTGTTGTTCCGCAGTACTGTCGATCATGTGGTGGAACCGAGCTCGGGGCGGACGGTACTTTCCTCGATCTCGTCCCGCGACGTGACCGAGACCCTGCTCGAGGACAGTTACCACGTGGCAACCCTGGACAACGACGCACCGCGGATCTTCGCGGACTCCGCGGCATTCATCGGCCGGCTGAGCGGCCAGACAAGCGGCACCGCCGATGCGTGACAACGGTCTGACCGCGACGTCGTACGCGTCACTCGGCCGGATCGACCCGTTGGTGGCCGAGCCCGTCCTGGACGCGCTCAAGGCGGCCGGCATCGCGGCGTACTGCGAGAACCAGAGCGACGCCAACGACGAGATCTTCGTGGACGCGGAGGCGGTCGAGCGGGCCCGCCCGGTGATCGACCGCAGTACCGAGGACGCGGAGTGGAAGTCGCTGGTCGAGCAGTTCAACCAGCCGTCCGCGCCCGGCCACGGTGGCGGCGAGGACCCGGTACCGCGGTGGCCGGTCAGCGAGGACGTCGACGACAAGTACGAGCCGCTGATCGACGTACCGACCGGGCTGACCATCCAGGAGGACGTCCCGGAGCCGGAACCACCGAAGAAGGTGGACGACCCGCACGACCATTTCGTCCCGCCGGAGCCGCCGCGCGGGCCGCGGCTGGACTGGATCAGCCGGGCCGCCTGGCTCGGGCTGCTCGGTGGTCCGCTGCTGCTGATCGCGGCCGCCGTCTTCGACTTCGGCACCGGGCGGATCACCACACTCGCGGTGGTCGGCTTCATCGGCGGGTTCCTCACGCTGGTGCTCCGGATGAAGGACCGGCTGCCTCCCGGCGACGGCGGCGACGACGGAGCGGTCGTCTGAGTTAGGATGCGGATCGTCGGACAATCCGACGATCGCGTTGGGAGGCACCCGTGCAGGTCACCGAGACCGTGGAGATCACCGGCCACCTGATGGACTCCGGGCTGCTGTCCCGCGTCCTCGACGACATCCGCGGGTACGGCGGTGAGTACACGCTGGACAAGTTCGACCTCGGATACGACAAGGACGACCCGTCGACCGTCCGGATGACCGTCGGCGCGGAGGACGAGGAGTCGCTGCAGCGGCTGCTGATGCGGATCCAGACCAAGGGCGCGAACCTGGTCGACCCGGGGACGCCGGAGATCACCGAGGTGACCCAGGACGGCGTGTTCCCGGACGGGTTCTACTCGACCACGAACCTGCCGACCAGCGTGCGGCTCGGCGGCCACTGGGTGCAGGTGCAGAACCCGGAGATGGACTGCGGGCTGCTCGTCGAGGGTGAGACCGTGCGGACCATTCCGATGTCCGACGTCCGCGCCGGGATGAAGATCATCACCAGCGCGCAGGGCGTCCGGGTCACTCCCCCGATCGTGGTGAACACCGAAGAGGGCTTCGGCTTCATGGAGTCCGACGTGTCGTCGGAGAAGCCTCAGCGGGTGCTCGTCAAGCAGGTCGCGGACGGGATGCGGGAGGCGAAGGCCAACGGGCAGAAGGTGCTGTGGGTCGGCGGCCCGGGCATCGTGCACACCGGCGCCGCGCCGGCGATGGTCGCGATCGTCGAGGCCGGGTACGTCGACGTACTGTTCGCCGGCAATGCGCTCGCGACACACGACATCGAGTCCTCGCTGTACGGCACGTCGCTGGGTGTGGACCTGGCCCGCGGGCGTGGTGTCGAACACGGGCACGAGCACCACATCCGCGCGATCAACACGATCCGCAAGGCCGGGTCGATCGCGGCGGCGGTCGAGCAGGGCGTGCTGACGTCGGGCGTGATGCACGCGCTGGTCCGGCAGGGCAAGAAGTTCGTCCTGGTCGGATCGGTCCGCGACGACGGGCCGCTGCCGGACGTCTACACCGACGTACTCGAGGGTCAGCGGGCGATGCGCGCGGAACTCGACGACGTCGGGTACTGCCTGATGGCCGCGACGATGCTGCATTCAGTTGCTACCGGCAACATTCTGCCGGCCTCGATCCCGTTGACCTGTGTGGACATCAACCCGGCGACCGTGACCAAGCTCGCGGACCGCGGGTCGTCGCAGGCCCGCGGAATCGTGACCGACGTCGGGCTGTTCATCGAGCACCTGGCACGTGAGCTGTCTCCCACCTACGCCGACAGCAAGTGACCCTTTCGGCGTAGACGCTGGTCGGGTGACTGAAGACTTCGAAGCGTTCCTGCGTCGGTTCGAGGCCGCGAACAGCGCGTTCGTCAACGGGGATCCTTCGCTCTGGATGCCACTCGTGTCGCGCAGCGAGCAGACCTCGATCTTCGGCGGGTTCGGCGGCCAGGAGGTCGGCTGGTCGGAGATCGGGCCGCGCTACGAGTGGGCGGCGGCCCAGTTCCGCGACACCGGGAATCCGGTGGAGTTCGAGTACCTGGACAAGCACGTCGGCGTCGACACGGCGTACACGGTCGCGATCGAACGGTGCACCGTCCACCATGTGACCCAGCCGGAGCCGGTGCCGCACGTACTGCGGGCGACGATGATCTTCCGCATCGAGGACGACGACTGGAAGATCACGCACCGGCACGCGGACCCACTGAACCCGAAGGCCTCCCCGACGGCAGGCTGACCCCCGCTACGCGTGCGGGAGTTTGCGGGTCTCGATCAGCTGCTGCGCCACGTCGCGCAGCTTGGTGTTGGTGTCCTGGGAGTACCGGCGGAGCACCGAGAAGGCCTGGTCCTCGTCCAGGTCGTAGCGCTCCATTAGGATCCCCATCGCCAGTCCGACGAGCTTGCGCGCGTCCACGGCCTGCGCGAGATTCTCCTCGCGGCGGGCGCTGGAGACCGCGACCGAGGCGTGCCGGGCCAGAATGTGTGCGATCGCTTCCTCGTCCGGGCCGAACGCGTCCAGCTCGGTGCTGTACAGCCCCAGCACGCCGACCGTGCCGTCGGCGGTGGTCAGCGGCACGTCCAGAACGCTGCGGACGCCGAGGCTGCGGACCTTCTCGGCCCACTCCGGCCAACGATCCTCGGCGGCGGTGTCACGGATCCGGACGAGCGAGTGGTCGCGCATCGACTCGGTCAGCGGGCCTTTGCCGCCGGCGACCTGGAAGGCGTAGATCTCGGCCACCACCGGGTCGGTGGTCGCCGGAATCTGCAGCCGGCCGTTGCGCACGATCAGCGCGACGCCGGCGTGCGAGCAGTCGAGTGCCTGCAGAGCGAACTCGACGACCGCGTCGACGGTCTCTTCCATCCCACCGGACCCGTGCAGGTCGAGCGCGAGTTGCGCGAACTTGTGGGCCGTCAGCGAGGTCCCCGGCACATCCAGCATGCTCATGACGTCAAGGTAGCTTGACGGAACGCGACCGTCAAGCTACCTTGACGTTGTGACCTCTGACGCGGGATTACCTTCGGAACCCGCGGATATCAGGAACCTCGACGAACTCCTCGAAGTCCTGCGCGTCAGCGATCAACGGGCGGACATCGAGCTACAGATCCAAGAGGGTCGGAGGGCAGGCCACCCAGTGACCGTGCTGGTGAAAGCACTGGCAGAACTGCCCGGCGTCACCGGGCTGGAGGCGCTGCGGGCGAGCCGGCGCGTGGTCGAGCTGCTCACCGGCGCGCGCTGGCACATGATGCGGCAGGCTCGCGAAGAAGGGTCCAGCTGGAGTCAGATCGGCACTGCGCTAGGCATGACCAAGCAGGCGGCGTACGACTTCTACCGGCGCAACCTCGACCAGCAGGATGCAACAGCTGCCCCGGGGACGTACGACTCGGACCGATCGCGCGCAGCACTGGGACGCAACGCCGGCCAATGACCCGGCCGGGTGTTGGATGGGGTCATGACCGAACTCGTGAACCTTGCGGTGGCGGACGGCGTGGCGACGATCACGCTGGACTCGCCGCACAACAAGAACGCGCTGTCGCAGCAGCTGACCGGTGAGTTGCTGACTCACCTGGAGGCGGCGGGCGCGGACGACGCCGTCCGGGTGATCGTGATCCGCTCCGCGCAGGACGTGTTCTGTTCGGGGGCCGACCTGTCCGAGGCGACGACGGTCGGGATGGGTGTCGGCGCGCAGCGGATGGTCGACGTCCAGCGGGCGATCGTCGCGAACCCGAAGCCGGTGGTCGCCCGGGTCGCGGGTCCGGTGCGGGCCGGGGGGATCGGGATCGTCGCGGCCGCCGACATCAGCGTGGCGGGTGAGAGTGCGACGTTCGCACTGACCGAAGTACGGCTGGGCCTCGCTGCGGCGACCATCTCGCTGACGGTCCTCCCCCGGCTGACCGACCGCGCCGCGGCGTACACGTTCCTCACCGGCAACGGCTTCGACGCCTTGGAAGCCGCTCGCCTGGGTCTGCTCACCCTCACCGTCCCCGACGCCGACCTGGACAACGCCCTCACCACGGTCCTGGAGTCCCTCCTCAAGGGCGCCCCGCAAGGCCTCCACGAAACCAAGAAACTGCTCAACCGCGAACTCCTCGCCGACATAGACGCCCGAGGCAAAGACCTGGCCGAACTCTCCGCCTCCCTCTTCGCCTCCCCCGCCGCCCAACAAGCCATGCGCGCCTTCCTCACCCGCAAGAAGTAGTCCCGTCGCCGTTGAGTTCGATCAGCAGCGGTAGGTGGTCCGAGGCGGCGGCCAAGTCGTCGGGGGTGGCGGGGATCGGGAGGAGGCGGCCGTTCAGGGTGGGGGAGATTTGGGCGGCGTCGATGCGTTTGTGGGGGTTGGTGGAATTGAAGGTGGGGCCGTCGCCGAGGTCGGTGAGGCCTTCTTCGGCGAGGTGTTTCCAGATCGGGCCGTCGGGTTCCTCGTTGAGGTCGCCGGCCAGGAGGTACGGGGTGTTGAAGGATCGGCACAGGTCGAGGACCTGAGCCAGTTCGTGGATGCGACCTCGGGGGTGTAGGCCCAGGTGGCATACGACTACTGCCACTCGGCTGGTACCGACGCGGAGTACGCTCCCGACCGCGCCGCCGGGGAGCTGGGTGGCGATGAAGTCGAGGCGGCGGCGGACGAACGGGCGCCAGATCCGGCGGGACCGGATGCCGACAAGGTCGATGCCGTCGGCAACCAGGATCGCGTTGCGGGCCGACGCGGCGACGTAGCGCAGGCCGAAACTCGCGGCCATCGCGCGACGCTTCCGGCGGGTGCCGAACCAGGTCGGTGCCTCCTGCACCAGCATCACGTCCGGTGCGCAGGCGCGTACCACCCGCGCGAGCGCCGTACGGTCGTCACCCCAGCGGTGCACGTTGTACGACAGCACCCGCAGGGTCACGCGTCGGGATCGCCGTTCACGTCGGCGTGGTGCAGGTCGGCCTCCGAGGCGGCAGTGCGCATCCCGGTACGCCGGGCAGCGGACTTGCGGGCGGCCCGCTCCAGCCGGGTCGACCGCGCCGCGGCCGTCTTCGCCGTCACGGCGGTCGTCTTCACCCGGACCCGGCGCAACCAGGTCGCCTCTTCGCGGGCCAGGTCGGCCGCACCGACCATGCCCGCCTCAGGACCGAGCACCGCGCGGACGATCCGCGCCTCGGGCCGGAAGCCGCGACCGGTCAGCGTACGCTTGAACGCCTCCCGCGCCGGGGCGAGCAGGAGCTCACCGGCATCCGAGACGCCGCCGCCGATCACGAACGTCCCGGGGTCGAGCGCGGCGGCCAGGTTCGCGAGGCCGATGCCGAGCCAGCGGCCGACCTCCTCGAGCAGCTCGACCGCGACCGGGTCGCCGTCCTTGGCCAGCTCGGTGACCATCGGGCCGTTGATCTTGCGCGGATCGCCACCGGCCGCACGGATCAGGTTGTGCGCCACCGGCGAATCCGACAGCGCCAGCTCCCGCGCCTCGCGCGTCAGCGCGTTGCCGGAGGCGTACTGCTCCCAGCAGCCGCGGTTCCCGCACTCGCAGCGATGCCCGCCCGGCACGACCTGCATGTGCCCGAACTCGCCCGCGATGCCGAACTTGCCACGCTGCAAGGCGCCGTCGTTCAGGATCGCGCCGCCGATCCCAGTGCCGAGCGTGACACAGACCAGGTGGCTCTCGCCCTGCCCGCCGCCGAACCGCCACTCCGACCAGGCGGCCGCGTTCGCGTCGTTCTCGACGACCACCGGCAGGCCGAGCCGGCGCTCGACCGCGTCCCGCAGCGGCTCGTGCCGCCAAGCCAGGTGCGGCGCGAACAGCACCGACGACCGGGTCCCGTCGACGAACCCGGCGGCACCGATGCCGACCGCGATCACGTCGTGCCGCGACTCCAGGTCGTGGACGACCTCCGCGATCGCGTCCTCGGTCTCCTTCGGATCCTTGGTCGGGGTGTCCCGGCGCAGCCGGTCGAGGATGTTGCCCTCCGGGTCGACCACCCCGGCGGCCACCTTGGTGCCACCGATGTCGATCCCGATCGTCAGAGCTTGTGTCAGAGCCAAGGTTCGACCTTCCTCATAGGGTCGGGATCGGCCGCCGGGCCAGGTCGGCGGCACCGATCAGGCCGGCGTCGTTGCCCAGCTCGGCGAGCGTGAACGGCGCGTGCGGACGGTTCGCCTTGGCCGGCAGGACCTTCTCGAACGCCTGCACCGCGGACTTCATGATCAGGTCCTTCGCCGCGCTCACCCCACCGCCGATGACGACCAGCGACGGGTCGAAGATCGTCGCCAGGCTCGCCACGCCCTCGCCGAGCCACCGGCCCAGGTCGTCGAGCAACTCGACCGCGCACGGGTCGCCCTGGACCGCTGCCTCGGTGATCATCGGGCCGGTCAGCAGCGCCGGGTCGGTGATTCCGCACACGCTCAGCATCTGCGCGGCCGCGAGCGACCCCGACTCGGCGCGGGCACGGCCCTCGCGCACCAGCGCCGTGCCGGAGGCGTACTGCTCCAGGCAGCCGCGGGAACCGCAGCCGCACCGGTGCCCACCGGGTACGACGCGCATGTGGCCGAGCTCGGCCGCCACCCCGTTGGCACCGCGCAGCAGCTGGCTGTCGATCACCACACCGCCCCCGATCCCGGTGCCGACCGTGATGCAGACCATGTGTTCGACGTCCTTGGCCGCGCCGAACGCGAACTCGCCCCAGGCGGCCGCGTTGGCGTCGTTCTCGACCACGACCGGGACCTTCAGCTGCTCCGCGACGCGCGCGCCGAGCGGCTCGTTGCGCCAGGCCAGGTTCGGCGCGAACAGCACGGTCGACCGGTCCGAGGACACGAACCCGGCCGCGCCGATCCCGACCGCTTCCACGGCGTGCGCGGCGATCAGTTCGGCGGCCGCGTCGCACATCGCCGCCGCGGTCGCGTCGGTCGAGTCCGCCGGGGTGTCGCGGTGCGTGCGCGCGATGATCGCGCCGCTCTCGTCGACCACACCGGCCGCGATCTTCGTACCGCCGACATCGATGCCGATGGTCAGTCCCATGGTTCGGGGTCCTCACTCACGTCGATCCGGTCCACCCGGGACCGAACCGTCTCCTCCTCGGAGGAGGACCGCGACGCTGCGTCCTCCCGCGCCTGCCGGGCCGCGTCCGCGGCCGCCTCCAGCAGAGATCTGACCGAGCCCAGGACGTGCGCGGCCGCGGTCGACAGCTGCTCGATCGTCTCCGGGCTGGTGTTCCGGACCCGGTGGATCAGCTGACAGACCGGGCACCAGACACAGTCCGGCCCGAGTTTGTGCTCGTGCTGTTCCTGTTCGTCGCGCTGCTCGCCGGCCGGTCCTGCGGCGTTCTGCAGTACGGCGAACAGCTTCGCGGCCTCCTCGGCCACCGAACCGACGGGCTCCTTCACCGGCCTTCCCCGATCGCCGCTTCCCGTCGCGCGAGCTGCTCGTGGTACTCCGCGGTCAGCCCCTGCGCCAGCTCCTGCACCTCGGGTACCGCGGGCCGGACGGCCTCCTTCGGCGCGAACCGCACCTGCAGCCGCCCCTCGTCCAGCCGCGCGCCCGCGACCACACCGCGCGCCAGCGCGGCCGGCAGCGGCAACACCCGCCGGTACGACCCGACGGTGACGATCAGCTCGTCGCCGTGCCGGGCGAGCTCCAGCTCGTCGGCCGATGCCAACGGCAACGGCATGGTCAGCGTGTACGTCCGCCCGTCGGTGTCGATGTGCCGGTCCACCCACAACGACGTGTCGTCGGTGGCGCGGGCGAACGGGTCGTCCCCGCCGTACATCTCGACCGCGAACGCCGCCAACTCCTCCACACCGACCGGCTCACAGACGCGGTACGGCGACTCCCAGATCGGCAGCGGCCGGAACGAGTCGGCGACCTCCTCGAGGATGCCTCGCTGCGCCGCGACCCACTGCCGGCGCCAGGTGTCCGCGCCCGCGGCCGGGAACACCCTGTTCGCGACGACGCCGTCCACGCGGTACCCGTACAGCGAGAGCCTGGTCAGCGAACGGCGTGCCTCCGCGACCACGACCGCCTCCGGCGTCAGCACCAGCCGCACCGAGGCGTCCGGACCGGCCAGCAGCGTGCGGATGTCCGACAGGTCGCTCTGCAACCGGCGCAACGCGTCGAACACGTTGTCGTCCGGCACCGGCAGCGACGATCCGCGGCTCAGGAACGGCCGGAACGTCCGCATCATCTTGCGCTCGGCGTTGAAGATCCGGT
Coding sequences:
- a CDS encoding TIGR00300 family protein, coding for MQVTETVEITGHLMDSGLLSRVLDDIRGYGGEYTLDKFDLGYDKDDPSTVRMTVGAEDEESLQRLLMRIQTKGANLVDPGTPEITEVTQDGVFPDGFYSTTNLPTSVRLGGHWVQVQNPEMDCGLLVEGETVRTIPMSDVRAGMKIITSAQGVRVTPPIVVNTEEGFGFMESDVSSEKPQRVLVKQVADGMREAKANGQKVLWVGGPGIVHTGAAPAMVAIVEAGYVDVLFAGNALATHDIESSLYGTSLGVDLARGRGVEHGHEHHIRAINTIRKAGSIAAAVEQGVLTSGVMHALVRQGKKFVLVGSVRDDGPLPDVYTDVLEGQRAMRAELDDVGYCLMAATMLHSVATGNILPASIPLTCVDINPATVTKLADRGSSQARGIVTDVGLFIEHLARELSPTYADSK
- a CDS encoding threonine aldolase family protein, which codes for MIDLRSDTVTRPSAEMLAAMTSAPVGDDVYGEDPTVNALEEHVAGLLGHEAGLFTVTGSLANMLGVRALVPPGGEVLCEASAHIVRAELGSHAAVSGVTTRTWSAPAGQIDLEQIRALIAPDLGPYFVVTSAVSVENTHNFGGGAIQHSYDALADELDAVGLPLHLDGARLWNAAVATGRTLESYAGRAAAASVCLSKGLGAPVGSVLVGSAELIREARVWRKRLGAGWRQAGVLAAAGLYAVEHNIERLAEDHANARAIASVLADAAPGSVKPDQVETNIVVVDLAGTGHTVPDVVAGARAAGVLVGGVGATQLRIVTHLDASAADCRTAAETLARLIG
- a CDS encoding endonuclease/exonuclease/phosphatase family protein, which translates into the protein MTLRVLSYNVHRWGDDRTALARVVRACAPDVMLVQEAPTWFGTRRKRRAMAASFGLRYVAASARNAILVADGIDLVGIRSRRIWRPFVRRRLDFIATQLPGGAVGSVLRVGTSRVAVVVCHLGLHPRGRIHELAQVLDLCRSFNTPYLLAGDLNEEPDGPIWKHLAEEGLTDLGDGPTFNSTNPHKRIDAAQISPTLNGRLLPIPATPDDLAAASDHLPLLIELNGDGTTSCG
- a CDS encoding enoyl-CoA hydratase-related protein; translation: MTELVNLAVADGVATITLDSPHNKNALSQQLTGELLTHLEAAGADDAVRVIVIRSAQDVFCSGADLSEATTVGMGVGAQRMVDVQRAIVANPKPVVARVAGPVRAGGIGIVAAADISVAGESATFALTEVRLGLAAATISLTVLPRLTDRAAAYTFLTGNGFDALEAARLGLLTLTVPDADLDNALTTVLESLLKGAPQGLHETKKLLNRELLADIDARGKDLAELSASLFASPAAQQAMRAFLTRKK
- a CDS encoding lysophospholipid acyltransferase family protein, with product MLYLFLRRFLVAPLVKLLFRPKVTGVEHVPTDGPALLVSNHLAFCDSIFLPVSIPRQIVFPAKSEYFTGPGLKGKLVATFFRSVGQIPIDRSGGRASLAALNTGLEILRKGGLFGIYPEGTRSPDGRLYKGKTGVARMAIVAGVPVIPVAMIDTHKLQPAGRMKPTLFYREKGRLLPRLVRPGVAFGEPMDFSRYEGMERDRFVLRSVTDEIMYALMGLSGQEYVDMYAEKAKELLKAGESIDEHVRLGDTKAS
- a CDS encoding ANTAR domain-containing protein, which translates into the protein MLDVPGTSLTAHKFAQLALDLHGSGGMEETVDAVVEFALQALDCSHAGVALIVRNGRLQIPATTDPVVAEIYAFQVAGGKGPLTESMRDHSLVRIRDTAAEDRWPEWAEKVRSLGVRSVLDVPLTTADGTVGVLGLYSTELDAFGPDEEAIAHILARHASVAVSSARREENLAQAVDARKLVGLAMGILMERYDLDEDQAFSVLRRYSQDTNTKLRDVAQQLIETRKLPHA
- a CDS encoding YybH family protein — encoded protein: MTEDFEAFLRRFEAANSAFVNGDPSLWMPLVSRSEQTSIFGGFGGQEVGWSEIGPRYEWAAAQFRDTGNPVEFEYLDKHVGVDTAYTVAIERCTVHHVTQPEPVPHVLRATMIFRIEDDDWKITHRHADPLNPKASPTAG
- a CDS encoding alpha/beta hydrolase is translated as MPVLAHAEEFRSPGTGQNAAVGVLLSHGFTGSPRSMRPFGEHLAELGYGVAVPRLPGHGTTWQEMNKTSWQDWYAVLDNELARLRKEHDQVFAIGLSMGGCLTLRLAEEHGTDISGLVLINPSVRTDDKRLALLPVLARLVPSFPGISNDIKLAGVDEGAYDRMPLRALLSLSQLWKLTRADLAKVTQPVLLFRSTVDHVVEPSSGRTVLSSISSRDVTETLLEDSYHVATLDNDAPRIFADSAAFIGRLSGQTSGTADA
- a CDS encoding class II 3-deoxy-7-phosphoheptulonate synthase, which gives rise to MQFATLTTGQVPGVPTLDELRALKPLQQPEWPDPAALEQVIAELRTLPPLVFAGECDDLTTKIGAVARGEAFILQGGDCAETFAGVTAENIRAKLRVLLQMSVVLQYAASVPVVKIGRIAGQYAKPRSSGEETRDGVTLPSYRGDAVNGFDFTPESRIPDPQRLRGVYNAAAATLNLTRAFTTGGYADLHQVHAWNTDFVKSSPVGRRYEQLASEIERALAFMRACGATSDEFKTVDFYASHEALILEYEHALTRIDSRTEQPYDVSGHLLWVGERTRQLDGAHVEFLASLSNPLGVKIGPTTTPEYIRELIAKLNPKGIEGRLTFITRMGAGKIRSALPPLLEAVRDHGSPIAWVCDPMHGNTFETPNGYKTRNFDDVMDEVQGFFDAHEQVGTWPGGVHMELTGDDVTECLGGGEELVAEDLVNRYETACDPRLNRHQSLELAFLVAERLRGAQA